A stretch of the uncultured Cohaesibacter sp. genome encodes the following:
- a CDS encoding ABC transporter substrate-binding protein, with the protein MTLPLKSIALVPALAFTVAVASLPASAANDCASGKTLVDGKFTIATGNPAYFPWVIDNAPESGKGFEPAVAYAVAEKMGFAKDDVIWVRTSFDESIQPGPKNFDVNMQQYSITPDRDKTVDFSAPYYTSAMAVLTTKAVVEKGAKPTLQSLKKLQWGAHATTTAVPMLTGLVGPDSDPLLYNDNADVTAAIQAGQIDAALFDLPTALYLSAVVVNDGVLLGQFPAERSTNPDQFGMLMEEGNPLKTCLDAAIKALSDDGTLAKLEATWLAETTGVPVVK; encoded by the coding sequence ATGACCTTGCCATTGAAATCCATCGCTCTTGTTCCTGCTCTGGCATTCACCGTTGCGGTGGCCAGCCTGCCTGCGTCAGCGGCCAATGACTGCGCCAGCGGCAAAACCCTTGTTGACGGCAAGTTCACCATTGCGACCGGCAACCCGGCCTATTTCCCCTGGGTGATTGATAATGCGCCTGAAAGCGGCAAGGGTTTTGAGCCAGCGGTGGCCTATGCGGTGGCCGAAAAAATGGGATTTGCCAAAGATGATGTGATCTGGGTACGCACCAGCTTTGATGAATCGATCCAGCCTGGCCCGAAGAATTTCGACGTCAACATGCAGCAATATTCCATCACTCCCGACCGCGACAAAACCGTCGATTTCTCGGCCCCCTATTACACCTCGGCCATGGCTGTTCTGACCACCAAGGCAGTGGTCGAGAAAGGCGCAAAGCCAACCCTTCAATCCCTTAAAAAGCTGCAATGGGGCGCGCATGCGACCACCACCGCCGTGCCGATGCTGACAGGTCTGGTCGGACCGGACAGCGATCCGCTGCTTTACAATGACAATGCGGATGTGACCGCTGCCATTCAGGCCGGTCAAATTGATGCAGCTCTGTTCGATTTGCCAACGGCGCTCTATCTCTCCGCTGTTGTGGTCAATGACGGGGTTCTGCTGGGGCAGTTCCCCGCAGAGCGCAGCACCAATCCCGATCAGTTCGGCATGCTAATGGAAGAAGGCAATCCGCTGAAAACCTGCCTTGACGCGGCCATCAAGGCATTGAGC